The Glycine max cultivar Williams 82 chromosome 12, Glycine_max_v4.0, whole genome shotgun sequence genome window below encodes:
- the LOC102662699 gene encoding uncharacterized protein, with amino-acid sequence MDIPLRSTRKYLFKKTDLLRLRELASLVSDPVDFQAHHGKLLRILRVDVEEGCLETLVQFYDPLYHCFTFPDYQLVPTLEEYSYLVGLPVPDKIPFHGFEPTPKPSDIAAALHLKTSIIQANLTSKGGLQGLPTHFLYQQASIFAEAASILAFHSILALLIYGLLLFPNIDNFIDINAIKIFLTKNPVPTLLADTYHSIHDRTQAGRGTISCCAPLLYQWFTFHLPQSRAFKTNDDKLSWPRRIMTLDPSDIVWYQAASDVGEIIVSCGEYPQRTSFGTKSFGLPYRLPRYLSSTIPPSSLPIPFDTKEEFHEQLTKERQEKETWKRRCQELEQENETLKGKIAQQSRELFIQNQRMIEKDDLLRRKDALLHQDARRKRRFMDLFSRAHSDSEDPSTPGV; translated from the exons ATGGACATCCCACTGAGAAGCACTAGGAAGTACCTTTTCAAAAAAACAGACCTGTTGAGATTAAGGGAGCTAGCATCTTTAGTAAGTGATCCAGTTGATTTTCAAGCTCATCATGGGAAGTTGCTCAGAATTCTTAGAGTAGATGTTGAGGAAGGATGCCTAGAGACCCTGGTTCAGTTCTACGACCCGCTCTACCATTGCTTCACATTTCCCGATTACCAGCTTGTCCCCACACTTGAAGAGTACTCCTACCTAGTTGGTTTACCTGTGCCAGACAAGATACCTTTCCATGGTTTTGAGCCTACCCCTAAACCCTCCGACATCGCAGCCGCCCTCCATCTTAAAACCTCCATCATCCAAGCAAACCTTACCTCTAAAGGAGGCCTCCAAGGTCTTCCCACCCACTTCCTCTACCAACAAGCCTCCATATTTGCTGAAGCAGCTAGTATACTTGCCTTCCATTCTATCCTAGCCCTCCTTATATATGGCCTTTTACTCTTCCCAAATATTGACAACTTCATCGATATCAATGCCATTAAAATCTTTCTTACAAAGAACCCCGTACCCACTCTACTCGCCGATACCTACCATTCTATCCATGACCGTACCCAGGCTGGCCGTGGAACCATTTCTTGTTGTGCACCTTTACTCTATCAGTGGTTTACCTTCCACTTACCTCAATCCCGTGCCTTCAAGACCAATGATGACAAGCTTTCTTGGCCTCGCCGAATCATGACTCTTGACCCATCTGACATTGTTTGGTACCAAGCAGCTAGTGATGTTGGAGAGATTATTGTGAGTTGTGGTGAATATCCCCAACGTACCTCTTTTGG GACCAAGAGCTTTGGCCTACCCTACCGCTTACCTAGATACCTATCGTCCACCATCCCACCATCATCCTTGCCTATCCCCTTTGATACTAAAGAAGAGTTTCATGAACAATTAACCAAAGAAAggcaagaaaaagaaacttgGAAGAGGAGATGCCAGGAGCTCGAGCAAGAGAATGAGACTTTGAAGGGGAAGATAGCCCAACAGAGCCGTGAGCTTTTTATCCAGAACCAGAGGATGATTGAGAAGGATGACTTGCTTCGTCGGAAAGACGCTTTGCTCCACCAAGATGCTAGAAGGAAGAGGAGGTTTATGGACTTGTTCTCTCGTGCACATTCAGATTCCGAGGACCCATCTACTCCAGGAGTTTGA